The following coding sequences lie in one Bremerella alba genomic window:
- a CDS encoding DUF2726 domain-containing protein, with translation MTNSEPQGCLLAILQLFGISSGSKSDEHERPYRLRDDFLSAAELSFYRVLQSALGDQATISPKVNLADIFFVARPNENQGYRNKIDRKHVDFLICDPTSMKPLCGIELDDSSHARQDRKTRDEFVDRVFDVAGLPMVRIPANRGYSPQELLRLVGPRLAPVETGGKNTEEIVPAVVPSCPKCDVPMVERKATKGRNAGQTFYGCPNYPRCRQVVNQ, from the coding sequence ATGACCAACTCCGAGCCCCAAGGATGTCTGCTGGCGATCCTGCAACTTTTTGGCATAAGTTCCGGCAGTAAGTCTGATGAGCACGAGCGTCCTTATCGCCTTCGAGACGACTTCCTGTCGGCAGCCGAACTATCTTTTTACAGAGTGCTTCAATCTGCCCTGGGAGATCAAGCCACGATCTCTCCCAAGGTTAACCTTGCCGATATTTTCTTTGTCGCTAGGCCCAATGAAAATCAAGGTTATCGAAACAAGATAGATCGCAAGCATGTCGATTTTCTCATCTGCGATCCGACATCAATGAAGCCACTGTGCGGAATCGAACTGGATGATTCTAGCCATGCTAGGCAGGATCGAAAGACTCGGGACGAGTTTGTCGATCGGGTGTTCGACGTGGCAGGTCTTCCTATGGTTCGAATACCGGCGAACCGTGGCTACAGCCCGCAGGAGCTTTTGCGTTTGGTTGGACCACGTCTTGCACCTGTCGAAACAGGAGGTAAAAACACGGAGGAAATCGTTCCAGCCGTTGTGCCTAGTTGCCCGAAATGTGACGTGCCAATGGTCGAACGCAAGGCTACCAAGGGAAGAAATGCAGGACAAACATTCTATGGATGCCCGAATTATCCGAGATGTCGGCAGGTGGTGAATCAATAG